The Tenebrio molitor chromosome 2, icTenMoli1.1, whole genome shotgun sequence DNA segment TCAAGTGCCATCTGTATTTCCCCCAATTGTTCGTTGCAGATTTTGAACAACATGGGCGTTTGTCTTTTATACGGAGGCCACCTGAAGGAAGCCATCAAGGTTCTGGAAAGTGCCATCGAGTCGAATCCCGTACACGCCTTGCACGAGTCGTTACTCTTGAATTTGTGTACTTTATACGACATGGAATCGTCGAAGGGTCGCATGAAGAAGTTTGCCCTTTTGAGACAGATATCTAGGTACCAAGCTGACGCACCCACGACAATTCTCGAAAAACTTTACGGATAATTTGgttgcttttgtttttgttatctGTGATTACTCGCGTTTAGTTgacttgttttaatttattttagtacaatttgaaaacattACTGATGCGTTTATTCGGAACGGAATTGCATTTGATTTGTAGTCGTGACAGGcgtcaatttcaaaattttcggaaaaattcGCGTTCTAAGAAACGAGTTTAAACTTTACAAATGTCCATCCAGTATCGGAGGcctaaacaaaataattcgACATATGAAAAAATGGCCAAAATGATCATTATTGTCATAGCATTCATCACATTTCACTTGTCAGACATCACTTTACACAACAATGATCCAAGTGCCTTAAAGAAGTCGTGGAGAAGGCATCAAATTTGATTTGTGGTTTTTCATTGGGTTAAATAGTAGAAAAAGAAAGTGTGCACGAGTGGTTTGAATTTTCACTTCCTGTTTCTTAATCTCCAGTATTAAATGTTGCCACTAAGAGAATCGTTAAATAGTACAAAGAAGCTGTTTGTAGCGTAGTCGAGATAAGATGGTTGTGGAGGCACAATAAAGTAGAGATTAGGGTGTTAAAGTTAAGGaatgtacaataaaaaaaaatgatgttcaAGCTTCGTTTATGtagtaaaagcaaaatttcaaatcatGCGCCAAAACTGCTATATCGTTTTAGCGCGAAATTTGAAACGCACGTGTTTGCCAAAGTCAAATAACACTCGAGATGCATTTCAGGATTAGCAAAGAATAGGTTGTTTGTCAACTTCATCAtcattgaaatattttccgAAAACGGCTCATCCTTGATAAAAATCGCTCCAAAACTAAAGCCTGTGTGTTACGCCGCTAGCTTTATAAATCCTAAGCAATGTTTTCATTCAACTAGATTTGTTgagttataaaaacaaatttatttattaacgcAGTTTCAAGAACTGTTCCCTGAAACTCACTATTTATTACAACTGCAATTCAATAAATGTCTACACAATGAACACGTCGTGTTTAATGAGAGGGTACTGACTGAGTCTTCCCAAACTTCTTCTCCCACAACTTGATGTACTCCCTTTTCCTTTGCTCACGTCTGGCAAAATACTCTGGATACTGCGCCTTCTCTAAGGGGTGCCAATAGTCAACGACCCAGTCTGGCGGGATGACTTCACGCTGATAAGCGACGCCCCCGGGGGAGTCCGGGACTAAAGAACAACGCGATTAGTCAAGAAATTATGGAGGAAGTGTCACATACATTTCCTGGGGTGCCAGTGTTGGTTGTCGAACAACTCTTGTTCTCCTTGCGTTATCAGTTCTTTGGCGATTCTCATGTCTTTAACATCCTTGTTCTGGTCGAAGCGTTCTCTCATGAGAACGGCGTAGTACCTGTAGATTTCTCTACAAGCAACGAAGGGTTATGTAAGAGCACTACTTGACAACGGGAGATGTACCTTCTGTCGTACCACGCCTCGAGGCATCTCAGGGCCCTCTTGTACAAGCTCTGGACTTTTCGCGTGTGGGAGACGAGTCCCGTGGGCACAGACATCACTATTATCCTTAATTCCGATAACCGTAAATCAGCTGTCAAACGTCAAATCACAGTgttgacaaaaacaaaattatgaaGACGCAAGCGAAGCCGTAGGAAACTCGTCGATTGTTACTTAAAAATCAGAGTAACTTGTCGCGAGGAGCTGTAGATCGGTGGTGCGAACTTGAAAATTCGTATTTTCGCGATAGGGGTGTCGAGTGCGACTTCGACCAGGTTGGTCAGGTTGGTAGCGCTGCGCATGTGCAAGTTTGACGTTTGTTCTGTGATCCAGCGGAAGAAGTGTTGTGTTCCATAAATACTAGTGTATAAACGTAATCGTAATTATTTAgtaaataattgtcatttgtaGAGGCCCCAGTGAGAATGAGCGACAAGAAAGGTAAGTTGGATGGTCTGGTGCGGAGAACGGGTGTTACGTAGTCGCCCCCTTGAGAGCCTCCAAGGGCCCCGCGCTTCGATCTCAGTGcagttttttcacaataaagCGATTTAGTCGAGTTGCGGGGGCAGATTTGGGCATAAAAATTGCATAATTCGTGCAGGATGTTCCAATCAATACTAACAGTTAGGTTATCTTTGTCTGAATCAGGTAACTTACATGTTCTTGCTCATTCTGTTCCCATGCCTTTTTAATAGCCTTGTCCTACATTGCAAAATACTGCAGTACCTATATGTTAgggattttaataaaatgaatgtGATTTAGGGCGATTTACATGATGACAATGTGTTACTTCCAGCGCCCGGTTTAGTATCAGCTGAGGAGGACCCTAGCCCGGCTCCGGATCTCGGACTGCAAAGAATacagtacatatttattttcatgTGTTTTAAACAGTGGCTGATGCTTGTTGGTTATACCCGCTCAACGATTTTACCTTCACTAGATTTTTGGTTGGGATTGCATACAACACTGCATTCTTTTACCGTACAGCCACTCTTTGCTCTCTATTCACATCTTTTCGCGCGACAATGCAGTGTTGTAACAATTACTGTAGCTGAAGATGTAAAAATTCTCAGTGGTCCAACATTAGACATTTGTGGTCTATTCACTGCATGATGAAGTCCAAAAAACATGCAACACGCACTCGGCCCCCACGATCCGTCGTCGACGACTACATGCGACCCACGCACGCatcattttcatatttcaaTTTGCATCCCACGACGGAAATCGCTCGAGTCGCATTGAAAAGGTGAAAAGAGGAAAAAATGGCCGCCCCAAGAATGTAAATGTCGCCCAAATTGCGTGTGGAAGTCGTTATGTTGCGGGACAACTGCAGATAGGAAATTTGCGTTAGAGGTTCGACGTCTATTTGGGTCGGTATTTGTTTAGTTTCTCATTTTACGTCTTTACCTTCCAATCGAGATTTCGCCGTAtcaatgccaatgtcgcgtCATCAAACCTATCACCACAGTTATCACTTTTCTTCGTGCACCTGATAGGTTAATCCGCCACGGCAATTAATTTTGTGACGATAAAAACCGTCGTAAAAgcgattataattttttacggTGTTAATCGTCGGTTTTGATAAATACAGAATGATTGTGTTGTCGAAAAAGCGACAAAACAGCATTAAAAATTCATCAGGCTGGTCAAGTGACGAGGATTTCAACGTCGGTGATTACGAACttgaatagttatttttaatgtCGGAAAGAATGTCggcgaaaaaaatattaatgagaAAGTCGTTAGAGACATGCAACGTGTGCGGAAGGAAGAAAATCGATTACCGGAACGATTCGGTTTCTCGCAATTCCGACTTTTGAAAGTCGGATGAAACTTTTTGCGCCcgtcaaataattaaatatttatattcggGGCGTCGCGTCCCGCTTTTATTATTCCATTTCGTCGTTTCGTCGGGACGGTTTTAATTAGCGAGGCGGAAACGGCAAAGTTTTGACGTTCCAGTTTTTTCTGATAAGTTTGTTCTgcttttttgtaatgaaaatcTCGGTAGGATTAGAGGAATGTGGCTCGACTGGAAGAAATTTTTTAGATGAGCCATAACTTTATTGAAAAGTAACTAGAACGTTTACCACGAgctttgattttatattaatatcaATCAAgctttgattttatattaatataaaatcaaagccaCGAGCAAGCCCAAGTTCGGACGTCTCCAACTTAATTATCGCTAATCCTGAAtgaagaaattaattccaCATACGAAAGAAGGTTTTAAACTCAATTGATAAATATACATGTACTATTACATAGATTTTGACATTGCAGCTCTTCAATGTGCAACACCAGTTCACACCTTGTTTGGTAGTACTTTTTTCAgagtacatatgtatttaaaaaactaaaagaatGAACTCTTCACCACGTTTACTAAATATCACTTCCATCTTCACTTCCCCACTTGTGTGATTAACCaatatcgttttttttttcacctcatagtaggcgttaaagagtcgattgtgaatgcactctacaggttacggattacggattagctgtttaaatcttgcgttttacacgagtggtgcgtccacaatcgactcttcaacgcctactgtgaggtgaaatttaaaaaaacacccgatataagaCTAAACATAGTTTtgaaaagctggatatttatAACAGGGCTTTTATGCtaaaggctgtatgacacgatgctaaattttgtagaaaatttgttagtaaatgagagaggaccaatgaacgatcaggatctgacaaagacagactatgatcctgatcgttcattggtccgatcgagggtctctcccattttctaacaaatttactacgaaatttagcatcgtgtcaaacaagctttagtAATAGACGTTTTgggattaaataaaaagatgcATAGTAATTTGGCCGACCGGCCGCAATCCGGCCCCTACCTTTTCAGGTACAATTTCAAATCCGCCGCAAAACGGCCATCCatatacaaccctgcttaaaatattacctgctagtggtaaactaggattttaaagccccgcaagatctttaacttaaagtaccataaaattttacgacctacaaccaaattgaaactacagtacAGTACAGTACAGGCCAGGCTAAGTACGACCATGGCCGCAATCCGGCCACACCGAGAAGGGGGCCACTTCGTCCAAGAGAGACTACTGCCCTCTTTCTAAATCCAGAGCCCCCAGGTTAAAGACCGACCCTTAAAGATCTGTTTATTTACGTCCATTACCTGTTTCTTTGTTAAGCTGTTTAACTTCATAACGATGTTGCCTATCATAAAACGTTAAGAGTTCTGGGATCACTATAACTGTAGAGTACATAACTACACCTGATCccgtaaaataatatttagtcATCATTGTTATCTAGATATTTGTCATGGTAAAGTTATTTCGCACTCATGGTTTATCTTTAAATGACATgaacttcaaaattttaatgggAATATGACAGCTTTGATTTTCTATTGTGAACCTAAAAATACGATGACTTCCGTAGGTCAGATTTatatgatgatgatgataataataatatgagGATCAGTGGGAAAATCTGAAgacaaacttaaaaaaaatatataattcgACACATAAGTATGTACAGCCATGTTCAGATAAATCTGGgaccattttatttttctaggGTAACGTAGGCTGAACAGTGAACAATATTTCCATGGATTTTTTGCTGCCAGAAAAAATAGcagatttcatttatttgtcataaTTGACAAATAATTATACTTTTCAGGCAATTTGAAatgataataacaataaataaataataaataacaaccattgaattgttaattttagccaaaatattttttttttaataaaatatcaattaATTAACTGGTCGAAGACAAatttaaaacccaaaaaaaaagttgtcccagatttatttttgaacatgACTACTTacactatttatttattggtgTATTTAGAAGACGTGTTTTAGGTGTGAAATTTCCCCAACATACATTTAAGCAGTATTTAGTAGTAAAGTCGATGTAATACCCCAAGGCAGTAAAATATCCTTGTCTAACATAAGAATTTTGGATGAAACGgaaaactatttaaaaaaaacgtaTCTCTTGTAGAggcattttcatatttggtggcggaaacaaaagactgagaaatgtcacaaaaatgtattgtcagtgtcaaatttctcataaacgccgtaaaagggaatgtctaggtaaatttaaattttcgctaaatagattgaaaaaacaaattctaaggaaaccagtttttgtcagtgcttcaaaaggaaaagttattctcatataatcaaacgtattacaaattatttctctagttcgacgatgaataactttcttattgccaatttgacAGTAATAAATTGGGTAAATATACGTATActccgtccagcgagagattgggagattttaaattgtagacccaacactacaaaatgcactagaatacattaactagagcataatttcagggcaaaaaatgttactgcttgaaggtaaataaataaatcatttacgCTAGGTAGTATtttctctgcgtagaattagtgatttttatgtcaaccaatctctcactggacaaactatagtaAAGTATTTTACTGTGCAAACGAAATGTATCTACGGTAATCGTAGAGGACtgtaatgtattttttatttgcgtTTGTAACAGAGCTGTTACGATACCAAAAACAGTAGCATAACAGCTGAAACCGGTTCCATAATAGATTTATcgtgtttttctaaatttcatatcggtaggcgttgaagagtcgattataCTATTCGTTtattaaactcccgcactgtcagtgtcaaatttctgaCTTTTTGTTGGAGTGTACCTATGCTGACATACATTTTCAGTTgcctgtacacaaaatctagttataaaaacatcaacaagaaaagtttggttatgtttctTCTTTCCAAACAAAGATTGACAATACCCTGCTTTTCTCTGGCCGTTAACAGTATTCTTTTACGTTTCATATCTTCGTCTTGTTCAGCCATTTCATGTAAGtaatatcgggccttcaaataaatatacaggatggtcccgatataacctgccaaaaaaattctgggtcatcagaaagatctaacaagtccgaaaaaccccttttcattagatccaaaataatggggataaattaacccctaaccacacccattcgacgctgctgaccacaaaaatacgtacctactcaggaattaattgttggtgtttgtaaggatggcagtatctaagcaacataggtacctaaatcgtttatgacaaatctcaaatctgacaaactaaatcaaattaatgacatttattgaaaacgttcactgtgtgcgttaattcaccatcttatttaggtacaaagctgattttgtaacctgagataaataaagtggtgttcctcaatgtgtaaataaatgtagaggtagtgtatacaaaattgtggaagaactgtgtaataagagtatcgtcttaattgtggttaaacagccaaaataatgtattgaataaatttgttaacattttacatattcgtactttcaactctaactgagaatatctattAACTATTGAAAGTTAACTGTAAACaagactagaaaaattattttgtaataaatgttttgtgtgccttccgttggcatttatgcacatttgagtacgccgcGCCGGTATAGtgttcccatttataatttggttttactaccagtcctgttgtcagggagttaaataccccgacaataggcaactaccgccataactcctaggactgtaaaagaaggtcTCTTCTCTGTTGTCTGACCAGGCTACAATATCTTCACGTCTATTGCCAAAGCCACTACCTCAGCTCCTAATAATTACAttgcactgccataaaacgaaattataaatgggaaaactataccaattttcattcaacagaattcagcatttctgggtttttacaaATCTGGctcgcggcgtctgttacgcgtttctggagttggcgttttgtatttatttcaacttcgtattcCAAATCGTTCGTGTggctccaaaaattaaaatccagaggggttaaatggaggatcgggaaCGCCATCGTATTGAATCAGTCAGTACCAGCCTCACATAAATggagatgtagctccacaaaagtacaacgggacggaaggactccttcaggaaaacgctcgctaTATAGTCGCCTTGCGgctcttgaattaccacgtgctttgccatagagtaaatgcaaatcggcgtattcttgttttgtgaatttcataactttttgaaggattcacaaatttaaaattaaacttgacaaatgtcatcggtgttacaggtaccgttgctaaagaagtTGCAGCCAagcaaccagaattacctttttaaaaccgattaactcattagcgtacagcaaattttgatcaaattttcaataatttttatctcgaaaacgaaaagacttttcttagaaacattttttgtgtatgagttctactcatcatcacctattactggatttcttctggcaggttatatcgggaccatcCTGTATATATTTGGAGTAGGTGGAGGCAACAttctatagtccaatttttacccttttgtgatgacgtcattatctagtaacttcacgtatgtttgagctaggatcagaaacaaatttgaattcatcataaataactataatgttTCAGGTTTGTTGACACTTGCTTCgaaaaggttatgtttgtaatcaatgtaataagtgaaagaaattgaaaattgccaaattgacaggagcataaaataacctcaaagaaaccaacaataaataaacgtgcctttttttcgtttttttctgTCTCTGTCGTTttaataaagagaaagcgaggaaagaaatcgtgacgtcatctcaaaagggtaaaaattggactataatTCTGTTAa contains these protein-coding regions:
- the ND-B22 gene encoding NADH dehydrogenase [ubiquinone] 1 beta subcomplex subunit 9 → MSVPTGLVSHTRKVQSLYKRALRCLEAWYDRREIYRYYAVLMRERFDQNKDVKDMRIAKELITQGEQELFDNQHWHPRKFPDSPGGVAYQREVIPPDWVVDYWHPLEKAQYPEYFARREQRKREYIKLWEKKFGKTQSVPSH